GGAAATTAATGCCTGGCTGGTATCCCGCTCGCTTCTGAATGGTGATTCTTCTCAGGATGCAGACACGCTTTATCAGTCAGTACAGGCGAAGTGGTCGTATGAGGCGCTGGACGCAGGCGCAGAAAGTGTTCTGATGCTCAGCGGGCTGTCTGCGGATAAGAAAGATAACGCCAGTGATTCAGGTAATGAATCAGAGGACATGACGCCGGAAAAGTCCTGAATAATGAGCTTCATTTTGTCCGGCAACTGGCCCGGGAGTTCCGGCGGCCTGACTGGCGCCGGATGCTGGACGAAATGAGTTCAACTGAACTTAGTGAGTGGGCTGATTTCTTTCGGGAAAACAGTTTCAGTGATGCCCTGCTGGATGCGGAGTTTTCCACGCTGAAAGCGCAGGTGTTCATGCTGGTGACGGGGAAAGAAATCGATGCAGCGGACTTCAGTTTGCTGACATTACCCGGAGCGGTACAGAGCATGACGGAGCAGGATCTGCTTGAAGTGGCAGTCGGTATTCCGGGAGGAGTGAGATTTGAGCCAGAAAGTCGGTGATATCGTCATCAACATGGATGTTGATACAGCTAAAGTTGCCGCCGGTCTTCAGACTGCCAGTAACGGGCTGGGGAAGCTGGTGGACAGCAGTGATCTCGTTGAAAAACGCATCAAGCGATGTATGGAGTCCAGCGCCAGAAGTGTGGCGGCATCGGCAAAAAGTATCAGTGCCGCTATGGCGCAATCACAGGTTGCCACACGCACACAGAGTGACGCTATGGCACAACTGGCGCGTGAGGCGAACGAGGCCAGAGAAAGGGCTGTCGACCTGAATCAGAAGTTAAGGGCGGAAGCTGCGCAGGCAGCGGTGGTTGCACAGGCTCAGGATGCAGCCGCAGCGGCATTTTACCGTCAGA
This DNA window, taken from Salmonella enterica subsp. enterica serovar Typhimurium str. LT2, encodes the following:
- a CDS encoding Gifsy-2 prophage probable minor tail protein; the encoded protein is MFLKKETFTRGDASVALFELSGLQRIEYLEFIQKRTAKYDTDMDGTTEADKRVAYMQMALEINAWLVSRSLLNGDSSQDADTLYQSVQAKWSYEALDAGAESVLMLSGLSADKKDNASDSGNESEDMTPEKS
- a CDS encoding Gifsy-2 prophage probable minor tail protein — translated: MNNELHFVRQLAREFRRPDWRRMLDEMSSTELSEWADFFRENSFSDALLDAEFSTLKAQVFMLVTGKEIDAADFSLLTLPGAVQSMTEQDLLEVAVGIPGGVRFEPESR